GCCAGCGTGATCACTTGTGGGCAGCGGTTGTACACGGTGTGGGCGTCCCCCGGGGCGACCGATCGCATTCCTCTTCCTGGAAAGAGCGAGCCGTGATGCCCTCGGCGCCCGGTCTGAAGGCGGGGCTGAGGCTGCCCGAAGGCCCGCGCGAATATCTCACCGGTACCGCAACCGACTGGGCGTATGCCGCCGGCTGGATGGCGGTGCGAGCGATGCCGGAATTCGCCGCGCGCAACGCATTTGACGCCGGAGCGCGTTATGCGGCCCGCCGTGGCGGGCCCGAGCAGCTACGCAAGAACCTGGCCCGCGTCCTGGGGGTGCCGCCGGCCGCGGTCCCGGGCGCACTCATGCGTGCCTCGCTGGCGTCCTATGGCCGTTATTGGCGGGAGGTGTTCCGGTTGCCGACGATGGACCACCGTGCGATCGCCCGCCAGCTCGACCACCTGATCGGCGGGCTGGACCAGCTGGATGCGGCGTTGGCAGCGGGCCGCGGCGCCGTGCTGGCATTGCCGCACAGCGGCAACTGGGATATGGCCGGGGTGTGGCTGGCGCAGCGGCACGGCACCTTCGCCACCGTCGCGGAGCGACTCAAGCCCGAGTCGCTGTACCGGCGTTTCATCGACTATCGCGAGGGCCTCGGCTTCGAGGTGGTGCCGCTGTCCGGCGGCGAACGGCCACCTTTCGAGATTCTCTGCGAGCGGCTGCGGGACAACCGGGTGGTGTGTCTGATGGCCGAGCGTGACCTCACCCGCACCGGGGTCGAGGTCGACTTCTTCGGCGCGCCCACCCGGATGCCGGCGGGGCCGGCCAAGCTGGCGATCGAGACCGGAGCGGCCCTGCTGCCCACGCATTGCTGGTTCGAGGGTCGGGGCTGGGGCTTCCGGGTGTATCCGGCGTTGGATTGCACCAGTGCTGACGTCGTCGCCATCACGCAGGCACTGGCCGATCGATTCGCGCAGAACATCGCCGCCCACCCGGCGGACTGGCACATGCTGCAGCCGCAGTGGCTGGCGGATCTGTCCGAGGCCAGGCGGGCGCAACTGAGGTCCAAATGAGGAAAGCCTGATGCGGATCGGGATGGTCTGTCCGTACTCGTTCGACGTCCCGGGCGGGGTGCAGTCCCATGTGCTGCAGCTGGCCGAGGTGATGCGAGCGCGCGGGCACACGGTCAGTGTGCTCGCGCCGGCCTCGCCGCACGCCTCGCTGCCCGACTATTTCGTCTCGGGGGGCAAGGCCGTCCCGATTCCCTACAACGGTTCGGTGGCGCGGCTCCGATTCGGCCCGGCGACTCACCGCAAGGTCAAAAAGTGGCTTGCAGAAGGCGATTTCGACGTGCTGCATCTGCACGAGCCGAACGCCCCGAGCCTGTCGATGCTGGCCCTCAACATCGCTGCGGGTCCGATCGTGGCGACGTTTCACACCTCGACCACCAAGTCGCTGACGCTGACGGTGTTTCAGGGCATCCTGCGGCCGATGCACGAGAAGATCGTCGGCCGGATCGCGGTGTCCGATCTGGCCCGGCGCTGGCAGATGGAGGCGCTGGGGTCCGATGCTGTGGAGATCCCCAACGGGGTGGACGTCGATTCCTTCGCCTCGGCGGCCCGGCTGGATGGGTATCCGCGGCAGGGTAAGACGGTGCTGTTCTTGGGCCGCTACGACGAGCCCCGCAAGGGCATGGCGGTGTTGCTCGACGCGCTGCCGAAGGTGGTGGGGCGATTTCCGGACGTGCAGCTGCTCATCGTCGGCCGTGGTGACGCGGACCAGTTGCGTAGCCAGGCAGGCGGTTTGGCAGCGCACATGCGCTTCCTGGGCCAGGTCGACGATGCCGGCAAAGCCTCGGCGATGCGTAGCGCCGACGTCTACTGTGCGCCAAACACCGGCGGTGAGAGTTTCGGCGTCGTGTTGGTCGAAGCGATGGCCGCCGGCACTCCGGTGGTGGCCAGCGACCTGGATGCCTTCCGGCGTGTGCTGCGCGACGGCGAGGTCGGGCGGCTGGTGCCGGTGGGACCCCCGGATTTGCAGGCCGCCGCGCTGGCCGATGCCCTTGTTGCGGTGCTGGAGAACGACGTGCTGCGGGAGCGCTATGTGGCGGCCGGTCTCGAGGCGGTCCGCCGGTATGACTGGTCGGTGGTGGCGAGTCAGATCATGCGGGTGTACGAGACGGTCGCCGGGTCGGGCGCCAAGGTTCAGGTGGCCAGCTGATGACGTGGCTGTTGGTGGCCGGCGCGGTGCTGCTCGTTGTGCTGATTGCGTTCGGGGCATGGGGATATCAGACGGCCAACCGGCTGAACCGGTTAAACGTCCGCTATGACCTGTCCTGGCAGTCGCTGGACGGCGCGCTGGCCCGACGCGCGGTGGTGGCGCGCGCGGTCGCGACCGATGCGTACGGCGGTGCTGCCCCGGGCAGGAGGCTGGCCGCGCTGGCCGACGCCGCGGAGTGTGCGCCCCGGCATGCGCGGGAGAATGCGGAAAACGAGCTTTCGGCCGCGCTGGCGGTGGTCAATCCGGCGTCTCTGCCGGCCGCCCTGATCGCCGAGTTGGCCGACGCGGAAGCCCGGGTGCTGCTGGCGCGCCGCTTCCACAACGACGCGGTTCGCGACACCCTCGCCCTGGGTGAGCGACGGCTGGTACGTGCGCTCCGGCTCGGCGGCACCGCCACGCTGCCAACCTATTTTGAGATCGCCGAACGGCCCCACGCGTTGGCGCACGGCGAGCAGGGTGTGCCCCGCCACCGCACCTCCGCGCGGGTGGTGCTGCTGGATGAGCGCGGCGCCGTGCTGTTGCTGTGCGGCTCGGATCCGGCGAACCCGGCGTTTCCGGACGGGGCCGCGCCTCGATGGTGGTTCACCGTCGGGGGCGAAGTGCGACCGGGTGAGCGGTTGGCCCAGGCCGCCGCCCGCGAGCTGGCCGAAGAAACCGGTCTGCGGGTCGCACCGGCCGACATGATCGGACCTATCTGGCGCCGCGACGAGGTCTTTGAGTTCAACGGATCGCTGATTGACAGTGAGGAGTTCTACCTGGTGTACCGGACGCGTCGGTTCGAGCCGTCCGTCGCGGGGCGGACCAATTTGGAACGCCGCTACCTGCACGCCGCCCGCTGGTGCGACGCGAACGATATCGCCGCGCTGGTCGGGTCCGGCGAGCTGGTGTATCCGGTGCAACTCGGCGAGCTGTTGCCGGCGGCCAACCGGCATGCGGACGCCGCGCTGGACAACGAGGCCGCGCGCGATGCCTCTGTACCCCAGCCCATTCGCTGAGACTCTCAGGGAAATCGGGGCAACGCCGGGATCGGCGGCGGCCAACCCAGTTCGGCCAGGGCGTCGTTGACGCCCTGCACGGCGCCCTGCTGCAGATCGGCGGCGACCGTGGCCCAATCGACGTCCGGAAACAGCCCGAACGGCCTAGGCACATCCTGATAGGCGGTGCGCTCGTAGCCCAACTCGACGAGCACTCGCAAGTTCGGCTGGATGAGGTCGGCCAGCGGGTCTCCCAGCACGGGGATGGCGCGCAGCGGATACAGCAGCGGCAGATCCTCCGAGGGAATCAGGATGTAGGTAGTTAGCGACTGCGGCGACACCGGCTGGACCACACCCGCGGCAAGCTGGGCCGGCGTGAGGTCGGTGTACAAGGGGTGCAGCAAAAGGAAGCCCGCGATCGCGTTAGCGGTCGCAAAAAAATTGAGCGGATACAGCGGGAAGTCGGCGGCCGCGTCATATTGGATTGCGTAATCGGTGGTCGGGTAGGCATCGGCCGGAGTCGCGCCGAAAAACGTGAAACCGATTTCCTTGATGTACTGACCGGCGAAGCGCGAGAGAAAGCCGCCGTCGGGCCGATTTGGGTTACCGGTCAGCGTGAAAAACAGGTCATCCGGACCTGGCCGCATGTCGGCAGGCAGCGACATGAGCTGCCGCATTACCAGGGTGGCTACCGTCGCGCTCTGGGAGGTGGCGAAAACGACGGTGTCGTATCCCGCCTGGTATTGCGTCATGATCGCGGCATGCAGGTTTGCCGCCCCCAGACCTACCGACGTGTCGAAGGTCAGGCTATCCAGGCCGGTAAACGGAAATAGCTTCGACGGCGTAACCAGGAATTGCGGGGTAAACCCGGGGAAACCGGGGAGGTAGAGCGGCTCGACCTCCGCGATGTACTCCGGCTCGGGCAGCGGGCTGAAACTGGTGCCGCCCAAGATCAACGCGGTGGCCGCCTGGCCGAGGGTTGACTCGGGATCGGCCAAGATCAAGTTGGCGTACAGGTTGGTGATGGCCAGCAGGTCGTTGGCGGTGATTATGCCCCCGATGTTCCCGTCGCCGGGTTTTCCGATGCCCAGCATCCCGAATCCCGTGTTCCCGATGCCAATGTTGCCGCTGCCGACGTTCAGGAAACCGATGTTGTTGTTTCCGGTGTTCCCGATGCCGACGTTGCCGTTTCCGGTGTTCTCAAAGCCGATGTTGTAGTTGCCGGTGTTTTCGTTGCCTAGGTTGAAGGCGCCGATGTTCAAAATGCCTACGTTGGTGGGGAGCCCGGCGCCGGTGTACGCGCTGGCCAACTGGCCTGCCAGGCTTGTCAGCGACTGTTGCCAGGGCGTCAACTGGGTGGCCAGCGCCGAAGCC
The nucleotide sequence above comes from Mycobacterium decipiens. Encoded proteins:
- a CDS encoding NUDIX hydrolase, which produces MTWLLVAGAVLLVVLIAFGAWGYQTANRLNRLNVRYDLSWQSLDGALARRAVVARAVATDAYGGAAPGRRLAALADAAECAPRHARENAENELSAALAVVNPASLPAALIAELADAEARVLLARRFHNDAVRDTLALGERRLVRALRLGGTATLPTYFEIAERPHALAHGEQGVPRHRTSARVVLLDERGAVLLLCGSDPANPAFPDGAAPRWWFTVGGEVRPGERLAQAAARELAEETGLRVAPADMIGPIWRRDEVFEFNGSLIDSEEFYLVYRTRRFEPSVAGRTNLERRYLHAARWCDANDIAALVGSGELVYPVQLGELLPAANRHADAALDNEAARDASVPQPIR
- a CDS encoding phosphatidylinositol mannoside acyltransferase yields the protein MPSAPGLKAGLRLPEGPREYLTGTATDWAYAAGWMAVRAMPEFAARNAFDAGARYAARRGGPEQLRKNLARVLGVPPAAVPGALMRASLASYGRYWREVFRLPTMDHRAIARQLDHLIGGLDQLDAALAAGRGAVLALPHSGNWDMAGVWLAQRHGTFATVAERLKPESLYRRFIDYREGLGFEVVPLSGGERPPFEILCERLRDNRVVCLMAERDLTRTGVEVDFFGAPTRMPAGPAKLAIETGAALLPTHCWFEGRGWGFRVYPALDCTSADVVAITQALADRFAQNIAAHPADWHMLQPQWLADLSEARRAQLRSK
- the pimA gene encoding phosphatidyl-myo-inositol alpha-mannosyltransferase, whose amino-acid sequence is MRIGMVCPYSFDVPGGVQSHVLQLAEVMRARGHTVSVLAPASPHASLPDYFVSGGKAVPIPYNGSVARLRFGPATHRKVKKWLAEGDFDVLHLHEPNAPSLSMLALNIAAGPIVATFHTSTTKSLTLTVFQGILRPMHEKIVGRIAVSDLARRWQMEALGSDAVEIPNGVDVDSFASAARLDGYPRQGKTVLFLGRYDEPRKGMAVLLDALPKVVGRFPDVQLLIVGRGDADQLRSQAGGLAAHMRFLGQVDDAGKASAMRSADVYCAPNTGGESFGVVLVEAMAAGTPVVASDLDAFRRVLRDGEVGRLVPVGPPDLQAAALADALVAVLENDVLRERYVAAGLEAVRRYDWSVVASQIMRVYETVAGSGAKVQVAS
- a CDS encoding PE-PPE domain-containing protein; translated protein: MSFAVLPPEVNSARMFAGAGLGPMLAAATAWDGLAEELHTAASSFASVTAGLAGGAWQGPASVAMTRAADPYLGWLSTAASQAERAAGQARGAASAFEAALAATIPPALVAANRTVLATLVAANLLGQNAPAIAAAEAEYEQIWAQDVVAMWGYHTWASALATQLTPWQQSLTSLAGQLASAYTGAGLPTNVGILNIGAFNLGNENTGNYNIGFENTGNGNVGIGNTGNNNIGFLNVGSGNIGIGNTGFGMLGIGKPGDGNIGGIITANDLLAITNLYANLILADPESTLGQAATALILGGTSFSPLPEPEYIAEVEPLYLPGFPGFTPQFLVTPSKLFPFTGLDSLTFDTSVGLGAANLHAAIMTQYQAGYDTVVFATSQSATVATLVMRQLMSLPADMRPGPDDLFFTLTGNPNRPDGGFLSRFAGQYIKEIGFTFFGATPADAYPTTDYAIQYDAAADFPLYPLNFFATANAIAGFLLLHPLYTDLTPAQLAAGVVQPVSPQSLTTYILIPSEDLPLLYPLRAIPVLGDPLADLIQPNLRVLVELGYERTAYQDVPRPFGLFPDVDWATVAADLQQGAVQGVNDALAELGWPPPIPALPRFP